The following coding sequences lie in one Spirosoma sp. KUDC1026 genomic window:
- a CDS encoding TraR/DksA family transcriptional regulator produces the protein MVKEEKKRYSEEDLKEFEELISQKLDATRSELNYIKETLSKRNDSGTDNTSGNSKLLEDGADTSERENLNQLAARLQKFIQQLDAAMVRIKNGTYGICKDTGKLIPKERLRAVPHTQQTIEAKLRQSN, from the coding sequence ATGGTGAAAGAAGAGAAAAAAAGATACTCTGAGGAAGATCTAAAAGAGTTTGAGGAGCTTATCAGTCAAAAGCTGGATGCTACCCGGAGTGAACTGAATTACATCAAAGAAACACTCAGCAAGCGCAACGACAGTGGTACGGATAATACGTCCGGCAATTCAAAACTTCTGGAAGACGGCGCTGATACCAGTGAGCGAGAAAACCTCAATCAATTAGCAGCCCGGCTGCAGAAGTTCATTCAACAGCTGGACGCAGCTATGGTACGTATCAAAAACGGGACCTACGGCATTTGCAAAGACACAGGAAAGCTTATTCCCAAAGAGCGGCTTCGCGCGGTCCCACACACACAGCAAACGATTGAAGCTAAACTTCGGCAGTCTAACTAA
- a CDS encoding phage holin family protein — MLEHLEEIRENIFRYLEARIELFTLETRSKIEEGVVVGIHGIVLALLGSMTMIFLFSLLAAYLNEVTNSRYLGFLIVALFFLLTTILWFAAKNFFKAKIRVIAYSTMKKSQEKKEEEKRDAIRDLQDQNRSLINPDPTINP, encoded by the coding sequence ATGCTAGAACATTTAGAGGAGATTCGGGAAAATATATTTCGTTATCTGGAAGCGCGTATCGAACTGTTCACACTGGAAACTCGCAGCAAGATCGAAGAAGGCGTTGTTGTCGGGATTCACGGCATCGTACTGGCGCTTCTGGGTAGCATGACAATGATTTTTCTGTTTAGCCTCCTGGCCGCTTATCTGAATGAGGTGACCAACAGCCGCTATCTAGGCTTTCTGATTGTAGCATTGTTCTTCCTGCTGACGACTATCCTATGGTTTGCTGCCAAAAACTTTTTTAAGGCCAAAATTCGGGTGATTGCTTACAGCACTATGAAGAAAAGCCAGGAAAAGAAAGAAGAAGAAAAACGGGACGCTATTCGGGATCTGCAGGATCAGAACCGTTCCCTAATAAACCCAGATCCGACGATTAACCCATAA
- a CDS encoding geranylgeranylglyceryl/heptaprenylglyceryl phosphate synthase, which produces MTILREHKLSGKKALAVLLDPDKVEQDSLVKLLHRTNDYPIDAFLVGGSLVTDYSHQEVIATIREHSAKPVVLFPGNPLHIDPSADSLLLLSLISGRNPEFLIGQHVIAAPLLKKSGLEILPTGYMLVDSGTQTTVSYISNTTPLPHDKPGVAACTAMAGEMLGLKLIYLDAGSGARRPVSPEMIAAVRSVVDTPIIVGGGINSGEKAYEALKAGADMIVVGNGLEKDPDLLPELSNVVQQLNQSVVQTS; this is translated from the coding sequence TTGACTATACTCCGGGAGCATAAGCTGTCGGGAAAAAAAGCACTTGCTGTCCTGCTTGACCCAGATAAGGTGGAGCAGGACAGTCTTGTTAAGTTACTTCATCGCACCAACGATTACCCTATCGATGCCTTTCTGGTTGGAGGCAGTCTGGTCACCGATTATAGTCACCAGGAAGTCATTGCCACCATTCGAGAGCATTCGGCAAAACCCGTCGTTCTTTTTCCGGGTAATCCCCTACACATTGATCCCTCGGCCGATTCACTACTTCTCCTGTCGCTTATTTCCGGTCGTAATCCCGAATTTTTAATTGGACAGCACGTTATTGCAGCTCCACTCCTGAAAAAAAGCGGCCTTGAAATCCTGCCAACGGGCTACATGCTGGTCGACAGCGGTACACAAACAACTGTTTCCTACATCAGCAACACAACTCCGTTGCCCCACGACAAACCGGGCGTAGCTGCCTGTACGGCTATGGCGGGTGAAATGCTGGGTTTAAAACTCATCTACCTCGATGCAGGTAGCGGAGCACGTCGTCCGGTGTCACCGGAAATGATTGCGGCCGTCCGGTCCGTTGTTGACACACCCATCATCGTCGGTGGCGGCATTAATTCCGGCGAAAAAGCCTATGAGGCCCTGAAAGCTGGCGCCGACATGATCGTTGTTGGAAATGGGCTGGAAAAAGATCCCGACCTGTTGCCCGAACTATCGAACGTAGTACAGCAACTCAATCAATCTGTTGTTCAAACGTCATGA
- a CDS encoding energy transducer TonB, which translates to MKLLFSFLLISACGLSLCSTSYAQARKEMVYTVAERQPEFPGGQMALTQYLAQNIKYPGSLIRKNRNADPVDAKFIIDKDGTVRDVRVVTKSIDKSTQKGMEAFMKTVINAVEKMPRWRPGEVNNEPVAVFYTLPITVNLQ; encoded by the coding sequence ATGAAACTTCTCTTTTCTTTTCTCCTGATCAGCGCCTGCGGCTTGTCGTTATGTTCTACCTCATACGCACAGGCACGCAAAGAAATGGTGTATACCGTGGCCGAACGACAGCCTGAGTTTCCGGGTGGGCAAATGGCTCTGACTCAATACCTGGCTCAGAACATCAAATATCCCGGCTCGCTGATTCGTAAGAACCGAAATGCTGATCCGGTTGATGCCAAATTTATTATTGACAAAGACGGAACCGTGCGTGACGTACGGGTGGTGACAAAATCGATTGATAAATCGACTCAGAAGGGCATGGAAGCTTTTATGAAGACTGTAATCAACGCCGTTGAGAAAATGCCGCGCTGGCGTCCGGGCGAAGTGAACAATGAACCCGTTGCCGTTTTTTATACGCTTCCCATCACGGTAAATTTACAGTAG
- a CDS encoding helix-turn-helix domain-containing protein, whose product MEDYNKIIESLGVKFIKARNIRILQPITIKNFYDVENTLLILYNGEVSIGDERISVDVGDMLFIPGGKHVTVTYGDPGTSKMVSNEEFMTHREAYWEGNHDPKLIGKLSDSFGYVSFEAKVFDSVNFFNSLDVPPFIIKQEDHLAITINQILAEEMTDLAGKGRIIKIKTEEIVIEVVRYILKNRLFVEQLVTNSTYFKDPRLIDIFAYIKDNLGGDLSNKVLANVANVSEDYVGQYFKMLTGINPQDYIEYQRMEAAVGLLRTSKKSIRAIGAEVGYKDTAYFCRRFKMMFGIPAGKMRRRESLMNV is encoded by the coding sequence ATGGAAGACTACAATAAAATCATCGAATCACTGGGCGTTAAGTTTATCAAGGCCCGTAACATTCGAATTCTACAACCGATTACGATTAAAAACTTCTACGATGTCGAGAACACGCTGCTGATTCTTTACAACGGTGAAGTATCAATTGGCGATGAGCGGATCAGTGTCGACGTAGGGGATATGCTGTTCATTCCCGGCGGAAAACACGTAACCGTTACATACGGCGATCCGGGAACGTCGAAAATGGTGTCGAATGAAGAATTCATGACGCACCGGGAAGCCTACTGGGAAGGTAATCACGACCCTAAACTAATCGGCAAACTGTCGGATTCGTTTGGGTATGTGTCATTCGAAGCCAAAGTATTTGACTCCGTAAACTTCTTCAACTCGCTCGACGTACCGCCATTCATTATCAAACAGGAGGATCATCTGGCGATTACCATCAACCAGATTCTGGCCGAAGAAATGACCGACCTGGCAGGTAAAGGCCGGATCATTAAGATCAAAACGGAAGAGATCGTCATTGAAGTTGTCCGGTATATTCTGAAAAACCGACTGTTCGTTGAGCAGTTGGTAACGAACAGTACCTATTTTAAAGACCCACGTCTGATCGATATTTTCGCTTACATCAAAGACAACCTGGGCGGTGATTTGTCGAACAAGGTGCTGGCGAACGTAGCGAACGTATCGGAAGATTACGTCGGACAGTATTTCAAAATGTTGACTGGTATCAATCCACAGGATTATATCGAATACCAGCGTATGGAAGCCGCTGTAGGTCTGCTACGGACGAGTAAGAAAAGTATTCGGGCAATCGGGGCCGAAGTTGGTTACAAAGACACGGCTTACTTCTGCCGTCGTTTCAAAATGATGTTTGGTATTCCAGCCGGTAAAATGCGCCGTCGGGAGTCGCTGATGAATGTATAA
- a CDS encoding acyl-CoA dehydrogenase yields the protein MATTGMELQGLNFNLSEEHRAVQEAARDFAHSELLPGVIDRDNAARFPAEQVRRMGELGFMGMMVPPEYGGSGLDTVSYVLALEELSKIDPSAAVIMSVNNSLVCFGLEAYGTEEQKQKYLVPLATGEVIGAFCLSEPEAGSDATSQSTTAEDKGDYYLVNGTKNWITNGGSSSICLVIAQTDREKKHRGINCLIVEKETPGFVVGKKEDKMGIRASDTHSLLFTDVKVPKENRIGDDGFGFKFAMTTLNGGRIGIAAQALGIAAGAYELALKYSQERKSFGKQIFDHQAIQFKLADMATRIEAARLLVYKAARLKDEHKDYVQAAAMAKLFASDIAMWATTEAVQIHGGYGYVKEFHVERLMRDAKITQIYEGTSEIQKLVIARELIK from the coding sequence ATGGCAACGACAGGAATGGAGTTACAGGGGTTAAATTTCAATTTGTCGGAAGAGCACCGGGCGGTGCAGGAAGCTGCCCGCGATTTTGCCCATAGTGAGCTCCTACCGGGTGTTATTGACCGCGATAATGCCGCCCGTTTTCCAGCAGAACAGGTCAGACGGATGGGCGAACTAGGGTTTATGGGAATGATGGTGCCGCCTGAGTACGGCGGTAGTGGTCTCGATACGGTTTCATACGTGCTGGCGCTGGAGGAACTATCGAAAATTGACCCATCGGCTGCGGTAATTATGTCGGTCAATAACTCGCTGGTTTGCTTTGGGCTGGAAGCGTATGGTACTGAAGAGCAAAAACAAAAATATCTGGTCCCATTGGCAACGGGTGAGGTAATAGGTGCTTTTTGTCTATCAGAACCAGAAGCAGGGTCGGATGCTACGTCTCAGTCGACAACGGCAGAGGACAAGGGCGATTACTATCTGGTGAACGGAACCAAAAACTGGATCACCAACGGCGGGTCGTCAAGCATTTGCCTGGTTATTGCCCAGACGGACCGGGAGAAAAAACACCGCGGCATTAACTGCCTGATCGTGGAAAAAGAAACGCCGGGCTTTGTGGTCGGCAAGAAAGAGGATAAAATGGGTATTCGGGCGTCGGATACCCACTCGTTGCTCTTTACGGATGTGAAAGTGCCCAAAGAGAATCGTATTGGCGACGATGGCTTTGGTTTCAAGTTCGCGATGACGACGCTAAACGGTGGGCGGATCGGCATTGCTGCTCAGGCGCTTGGTATTGCCGCCGGAGCTTACGAACTAGCCCTGAAATACAGCCAGGAACGGAAATCGTTCGGAAAACAAATTTTTGATCATCAGGCTATTCAGTTCAAACTGGCCGATATGGCCACCCGGATCGAGGCCGCCCGGCTGCTTGTTTACAAAGCCGCCCGACTGAAAGACGAACATAAGGATTATGTGCAGGCAGCAGCCATGGCCAAACTATTTGCGTCGGACATAGCGATGTGGGCAACAACCGAAGCCGTGCAGATTCACGGAGGCTATGGTTATGTAAAAGAATTTCACGTGGAGCGGCTCATGCGCGACGCGAAAATCACCCAGATTTATGAAGGTACGTCAGAAATACAAAAACTAGTTATAGCCCGCGAACTGATTAAGTAA
- a CDS encoding MaoC family dehydratase — MQTFATLAEFFAQAGQPLGETGYMPITQEMIDQFALVTGEPTQAGAYNFLTLALAPKLLDQLINIESVTSMVTYGANKIRFHEAVTVGSQLRLKAWLHHAEPQNDNEDTNGVRAVIECAFEVEGEQKPACVAELLVLLFE; from the coding sequence ATGCAAACCTTCGCCACTCTGGCTGAATTTTTCGCGCAGGCTGGGCAACCGCTCGGCGAAACCGGCTACATGCCAATTACTCAGGAAATGATTGACCAGTTCGCCTTGGTAACGGGCGAACCCACACAAGCGGGTGCTTATAATTTTCTGACGTTGGCACTGGCCCCCAAGCTGCTCGATCAACTCATTAACATTGAATCGGTTACGTCGATGGTAACCTATGGCGCTAACAAAATTCGCTTCCATGAAGCCGTGACTGTTGGCAGTCAGTTACGATTGAAAGCTTGGCTGCACCACGCCGAGCCGCAAAATGATAACGAAGACACAAACGGCGTACGAGCTGTAATCGAATGTGCCTTCGAGGTGGAAGGCGAGCAAAAACCTGCCTGTGTTGCCGAGCTACTCGTACTGCTGTTTGAATAA
- a CDS encoding alpha/beta fold hydrolase, whose translation MTGADAVYYFSFGHYRIAYRIFGNGPASLLAFHGFGQTSRVYWSLQKAVGNRYTVYAFDLPHHGNSQSSIDQLLTKTDWERLVSDFLRAHSIKQFALMGFSLGGRFALITAELFSDWITDLYLIAPDGIVRNHWYDLATRSAIGRSLFCYVLRHLSVLTNLGHGLTRMGLLNRTFMRFVEHSISTPGQRQLVYQVWTQTRLIWPAIDELGAALAKRTVPVWIFLGAFDRIIPGYYVRPLFRLLTTYQLTIFRSGHNRLIELTAGELAKRPAHYLPQPGNGHND comes from the coding sequence ATGACCGGAGCCGATGCTGTTTACTATTTTTCGTTTGGGCATTACCGAATCGCATACCGAATTTTTGGTAACGGCCCAGCTTCATTGCTGGCTTTTCACGGGTTTGGTCAGACGAGCCGCGTTTACTGGTCACTACAGAAAGCGGTTGGTAATCGGTATACAGTCTACGCCTTTGATCTGCCTCATCATGGAAATAGCCAATCAAGCATTGATCAACTACTAACTAAAACGGACTGGGAAAGGTTAGTAAGCGATTTTCTACGGGCGCACTCTATAAAGCAGTTTGCCTTAATGGGATTTAGTCTGGGCGGCCGCTTTGCCCTGATAACAGCAGAGCTGTTTTCAGACTGGATTACAGATTTATATCTGATTGCTCCTGACGGCATTGTTCGCAATCATTGGTATGACCTGGCTACCAGATCAGCTATTGGCAGGAGCCTGTTTTGTTACGTCCTGCGGCATCTATCGGTTCTAACAAATCTGGGGCACGGTCTGACCAGAATGGGGCTTCTGAACCGAACGTTTATGCGCTTTGTGGAGCACTCAATCAGTACGCCAGGCCAACGGCAGCTGGTGTACCAGGTCTGGACGCAAACCCGGCTTATCTGGCCAGCCATCGACGAGTTGGGTGCGGCTTTAGCAAAACGCACTGTACCGGTTTGGATATTTCTGGGCGCGTTCGACCGGATAATTCCAGGATACTACGTCCGCCCGTTGTTTCGTCTTCTGACAACGTACCAGTTAACGATTTTCAGGAGCGGACACAACCGGCTGATTGAATTAACCGCCGGCGAGCTAGCGAAGCGCCCGGCGCACTACCTGCCACAGCCCGGCAATGGACACAACGATTAG
- a CDS encoding TVP38/TMEM64 family protein translates to MNPYIRSKITGPAIAGVLLSITPVVFTSVLTYYAVVYEKFIAEFTGWEWALITLVCTITSAALTPPTILALIFGYFLGWNAVLPIFIINLGGILLINLLVHWIDHDRFLKFLRRNPKAQSVLDRIRGKELEVIFFAKLSPILPFGLTNLLFALSGARLKNILLGGFLGMTPRSLLAVWSGHEAHEIRTLLDNPNSSLWTQVVVIGLIVVSIAGLWQVVRRALR, encoded by the coding sequence GTGAACCCTTATATACGATCTAAAATCACGGGCCCAGCCATTGCGGGCGTATTACTATCCATAACACCCGTCGTCTTTACGTCGGTGCTGACTTACTATGCGGTTGTTTACGAGAAATTCATTGCTGAATTTACGGGTTGGGAGTGGGCACTGATTACGTTAGTGTGCACCATCACATCGGCGGCTTTGACCCCGCCCACTATTCTGGCGCTCATCTTCGGTTATTTTCTGGGGTGGAATGCGGTGCTGCCCATCTTCATCATCAACCTGGGAGGAATTCTACTGATCAATTTACTGGTCCACTGGATTGACCACGACCGATTTCTCAAATTCCTGCGTCGTAATCCCAAAGCGCAGTCGGTACTGGATCGGATTCGGGGGAAGGAGCTTGAGGTGATATTTTTCGCCAAACTCTCACCCATTCTGCCCTTTGGTCTGACCAATCTTTTATTCGCGCTATCGGGTGCGCGGCTTAAAAACATTCTGCTGGGCGGCTTCCTGGGGATGACGCCCCGTTCGTTGCTGGCTGTCTGGTCGGGTCACGAGGCCCACGAAATACGCACGCTGCTGGATAATCCGAACAGTAGTCTCTGGACACAGGTAGTCGTTATTGGGCTAATCGTTGTGTCCATTGCCGGGCTGTGGCAGGTAGTGCGCCGGGCGCTTCGCTAG
- a CDS encoding cystathionine gamma-synthase encodes MKFGTKAIHAGIEPDPTTGAIMTPIYQTSTYVQESPGKHKGYEYARTQNPTRTVLQNNLAALENGKHGICYASGLGATDAILKLFKPGDEIIASSDLYGGTYRIMVRVFQEFGLTFKFISLDDPANLEAAITPATKMVWIETPTNPLLRLVDITAIAVITKQRGIRLVVDNTFASPYLQNPLDLGADIVVHSATKYLGGHSDTVMGAIVLNDDEIAKRLEFIQNACGAVPGPQDCFLVLRGIKTLHVRMQRHGENALQVAQYLAQHPKVGQVYYPGLTDHPGHELAKRQMRGFGGMLSFELKGDSMPEAVRVMESFHVFSLGESLGGVESLCTHPASMTHASIPKEEREKNGLKDTLIRLSVGIEDIADLIQDLEQAIG; translated from the coding sequence ATGAAATTCGGAACAAAAGCCATTCACGCGGGGATCGAACCGGACCCAACAACGGGCGCCATCATGACGCCTATTTACCAAACGTCAACCTACGTTCAGGAATCGCCGGGTAAGCATAAAGGCTATGAATACGCTCGGACGCAGAACCCTACGCGAACCGTGTTGCAAAATAACCTGGCTGCGCTCGAAAACGGCAAACATGGAATTTGTTATGCGTCGGGACTGGGTGCTACCGACGCCATTCTTAAACTCTTCAAACCCGGCGATGAAATTATTGCCAGTAGCGACCTCTACGGCGGCACATACCGGATTATGGTGCGGGTTTTCCAGGAGTTTGGCCTGACCTTTAAATTTATCAGCTTAGACGACCCAGCCAATCTGGAAGCGGCCATTACGCCCGCGACGAAAATGGTCTGGATTGAAACGCCAACAAACCCACTCCTTCGGTTGGTTGATATTACGGCTATTGCTGTGATCACGAAACAGCGTGGCATCCGGCTCGTTGTCGATAATACGTTTGCTTCGCCTTATTTACAAAACCCACTCGATCTGGGCGCTGATATCGTGGTGCACTCGGCAACTAAGTACCTCGGTGGCCACTCCGATACGGTTATGGGCGCTATTGTCTTGAATGACGATGAGATAGCCAAGCGATTGGAATTTATTCAAAATGCCTGTGGTGCCGTACCGGGCCCGCAGGATTGTTTCCTGGTATTGCGAGGTATCAAAACACTGCACGTCCGGATGCAGCGCCACGGTGAGAACGCCCTCCAGGTAGCTCAATACCTGGCGCAGCATCCTAAGGTGGGTCAGGTTTATTATCCAGGTCTGACCGACCATCCGGGACACGAGCTGGCGAAGCGGCAGATGCGCGGTTTCGGCGGCATGCTCTCCTTCGAACTCAAAGGCGATTCCATGCCCGAAGCGGTTCGGGTGATGGAGAGTTTCCACGTATTCTCCCTGGGTGAATCGCTAGGAGGGGTCGAATCCCTTTGCACGCACCCCGCCAGCATGACCCATGCCAGTATTCCGAAAGAAGAGCGGGAAAAGAACGGATTGAAGGACACCCTGATCCGGCTCAGCGTCGGTATTGAGGACATAGCAGATTTAATCCAGGATCTGGAACAGGCAATCGGATAA
- a CDS encoding TonB-dependent receptor, giving the protein MKKPMIGRYNRFYLLAALCWLSVLPAWAQFTISGSVVDADGAETLPGAAITIEGTYKGTFTKTDGTFQLTNVPSGPLSLRVSLLGYEPQIRELQPTQNETISIRLQRTAVVVDEVTVSATRADQKSAIAYTNVSRRDLNKLNLGQDIPQLLNFTPSIVTTSDAGAGVGYTGIRIRGSDATRVNVTLNGIPYNDAESQGTFFVNMPDFASSVSSIQIQRGVGTSTNGAGAFGASLNIQTNQLQEKPYAEANVSAGSFGTRKVNVLAGTGLLNNHFVLDARLSKIYSDGYVDRAFSDLKSFYISGGYYTKKSFFRLNVFSGQEQTYQSWGGVPADLLRTNRTYNVYTYDNETDNYQQDNYQLITSHELSRNWRLNVSAFYTKGRGYYEQYRPNDRYSNYGLPNVVIGDSVITRTDIIRRRWLDNDFYGSVFSLDFNSFKKLTMNIGGGWNQYKGAHFGEIIWARVAGNTNIRDRYYNDDATKTDFNLYAKAFYQFTSKLNAYADLQVRRIDYSFLGFNSQLQNVQQDANLTFFNPKAGLTYTLNDQNSVYASVGVGHREPNRDDYTQSTPVSRPRAEALIDYEAGYKLQTTRLAFTANAYYMNYRNQLVLSGQLNDVGAYNRVNVPSSYRAGVELEAGARLTNQLQWNLNATFSQNKIRNFTEYLDNFDNGLQEARQYSKTDIAFSPNVISGSQLMYTPVKGLELSLLSKYVGKQYLDNTSNESRKLDSYFTNDIRLIYSLKPKFAQEITFTLLFNNVFNELYESNGYTYAYISEGAVRADNGYYPQAGRNFLAGVRVRF; this is encoded by the coding sequence ATGAAAAAACCGATGATTGGGCGGTATAACCGCTTTTATCTGTTGGCAGCCCTGTGTTGGCTGTCAGTGCTACCCGCATGGGCGCAGTTTACAATTTCAGGTTCTGTGGTTGACGCCGACGGAGCCGAGACCTTACCCGGCGCGGCCATTACCATTGAAGGGACTTACAAAGGCACCTTCACAAAGACAGATGGTACGTTTCAGTTAACTAACGTACCGTCGGGACCTTTGTCTTTACGAGTTTCGCTCCTGGGCTACGAGCCCCAAATCAGAGAGCTGCAACCAACGCAGAACGAAACCATCTCGATACGCCTTCAGAGGACCGCCGTTGTTGTGGATGAAGTAACGGTGAGCGCTACCCGGGCCGATCAGAAGTCAGCGATTGCCTACACGAACGTATCGCGCCGGGATCTGAACAAGCTTAACTTAGGACAGGATATTCCGCAGCTGCTCAATTTCACGCCTTCTATTGTTACTACCTCCGATGCGGGTGCTGGCGTGGGTTACACAGGCATCCGGATTCGGGGATCGGATGCCACGCGGGTAAACGTAACGCTGAACGGAATTCCGTACAACGACGCTGAGTCGCAGGGAACCTTCTTCGTGAATATGCCCGACTTTGCGTCGTCGGTGAGTAGTATTCAGATTCAGCGGGGCGTTGGTACGTCGACGAACGGGGCCGGCGCGTTCGGTGCTTCGCTGAACATTCAGACAAACCAGCTTCAGGAAAAGCCGTATGCCGAAGCAAATGTCTCGGCGGGTTCGTTCGGTACCCGAAAAGTGAACGTACTAGCCGGAACGGGTCTGCTCAATAACCATTTCGTACTTGATGCCCGCCTGTCCAAAATTTATTCGGATGGCTACGTCGATCGGGCTTTCTCGGATCTGAAATCGTTCTATATCTCCGGTGGCTACTACACCAAGAAAAGCTTTTTCCGGCTGAATGTTTTCTCCGGGCAGGAGCAGACTTACCAATCGTGGGGTGGAGTACCCGCAGATTTACTACGTACCAACCGGACATACAATGTCTATACGTACGACAACGAAACGGATAACTATCAACAGGATAACTACCAGCTCATTACGTCGCACGAGCTGAGCCGAAACTGGCGACTGAATGTGTCGGCCTTTTACACGAAAGGGCGGGGGTATTACGAGCAGTATCGCCCGAATGACCGGTACAGCAATTATGGTCTGCCCAACGTCGTGATCGGCGATTCGGTCATCACGCGGACGGACATTATCCGCCGTCGCTGGCTGGATAATGACTTTTACGGCAGTGTATTTTCGCTCGACTTTAACAGCTTTAAAAAGCTGACAATGAACATTGGTGGGGGCTGGAACCAGTATAAAGGCGCTCACTTCGGCGAAATCATCTGGGCGCGGGTTGCCGGAAACACGAACATCCGGGATCGATACTACAATGACGACGCTACCAAAACGGATTTTAATCTGTATGCCAAAGCGTTCTATCAGTTCACATCGAAACTCAACGCCTACGCCGACCTGCAGGTTCGGCGCATTGATTACTCGTTCCTGGGTTTCAACAGTCAGCTACAGAACGTACAGCAGGATGCCAACCTGACATTTTTTAATCCTAAAGCTGGTCTGACGTACACACTCAACGATCAAAATTCGGTGTATGCGTCGGTTGGGGTTGGCCACCGCGAACCAAACCGGGATGATTATACACAATCAACTCCCGTAAGTCGCCCTAGAGCAGAGGCTCTGATCGATTACGAAGCAGGCTACAAACTGCAAACTACCCGGCTGGCGTTTACGGCAAACGCGTATTACATGAACTACCGGAACCAGCTCGTATTGTCGGGTCAGTTGAACGACGTTGGCGCTTATAATCGGGTGAACGTACCGAGCAGCTACCGGGCCGGTGTCGAACTAGAAGCCGGGGCGCGTCTGACGAATCAACTGCAATGGAATCTGAACGCCACGTTCAGCCAGAACAAAATTCGGAATTTCACGGAGTACCTCGACAATTTCGACAACGGGCTCCAGGAAGCACGGCAGTACAGCAAGACAGATATTGCCTTTTCGCCCAACGTAATCAGTGGTTCCCAGCTGATGTACACACCGGTGAAAGGGCTTGAGTTAAGCTTGCTGTCGAAATATGTAGGCAAGCAATATCTGGACAATACGTCGAATGAAAGCCGGAAACTGGATTCGTATTTCACCAATGACATCCGACTGATTTACTCGCTGAAACCGAAATTTGCGCAGGAAATTACGTTTACGTTGCTGTTCAACAATGTCTTCAATGAGTTGTACGAGTCGAATGGATATACGTATGCCTACATTTCAGAAGGAGCCGTACGAGCCGACAATGGCTACTATCCACAGGCCGGACGAAACTTCCTGGCAGGGGTGAGGGTACGATTTTAA
- a CDS encoding IS982 family transposase, with protein MSEKVLAIYCFLDDFFLETNHRGSCKPQATPKVPDSIVLTTAIISARFFGGNQASAMLYMADKQGVLMLEKSAFNRRLHRLAHTLSVLFYYLADFFKALNLGGQYLIDSFPVAVCDNIRIGRSRLVEGEDYRGKIASKRRFFFGFRVQLITTVDKQPVQFFLLPGSMVDVTALQMMHLNLTAGSEVFGDAGYTDYEQETFYADCEQIYLQIQRKRNSKRPDPAWQVAYKKALRQRIEQAFTGPPGGQITMRFPKKIHAVTEAGFLIKIVLFLLAYALETSL; from the coding sequence ATGTCTGAAAAAGTGCTGGCAATTTACTGCTTTCTGGATGACTTTTTTCTGGAAACCAATCATCGTGGCTCCTGCAAACCACAGGCCACACCAAAAGTACCGGATAGTATCGTGCTGACGACCGCCATCATATCGGCCCGCTTCTTCGGCGGAAATCAAGCCTCTGCTATGCTCTATATGGCTGACAAGCAAGGCGTTCTGATGCTGGAAAAGTCGGCTTTTAATCGGCGGTTGCATCGCTTGGCGCACACACTGAGTGTGTTGTTTTACTATCTGGCTGACTTTTTTAAAGCGCTCAACTTGGGTGGCCAGTACTTGATTGACTCCTTCCCTGTGGCCGTCTGTGATAACATTCGCATTGGTCGCTCGCGCTTGGTAGAAGGGGAAGACTACCGGGGTAAGATCGCATCCAAACGTCGGTTCTTCTTTGGGTTTCGCGTTCAACTCATCACCACTGTTGATAAACAGCCGGTGCAGTTTTTTCTTTTACCTGGCTCGATGGTGGACGTAACGGCCTTGCAGATGATGCACCTGAACTTGACAGCGGGCAGCGAGGTGTTTGGCGATGCTGGTTATACGGACTATGAACAGGAAACGTTTTATGCCGATTGTGAACAGATTTACCTGCAGATTCAACGTAAACGCAACAGCAAGCGGCCCGACCCAGCTTGGCAAGTTGCTTACAAAAAGGCGTTGCGTCAGCGTATTGAGCAAGCCTTCACGGGGCCGCCCGGCGGTCAAATCACGATGCGGTTTCCCAAAAAGATTCATGCGGTTACGGAAGCCGGTTTTCTGATCAAGATCGTCTTGTTTCTGCTGGCTTATGCCCTCGAAACAAGCTTATGA